One part of the Corallococcus caeni genome encodes these proteins:
- a CDS encoding class I adenylate-forming enzyme family protein: MSDAASAIPPLSRHAAARGYRGRGPEDRLIERTTLPQVLAGVPAHGGPALTWYEAERRVLHFDAAALLRQVRALAHWFARGHGITRGDRVIVLSANSPEAFATHLALMSLGAVTVPVSNTESPRVLQLIADKVTPRLVVTGREVSAELVAARPGGMVALPALPLAADGDAGFEWPARDVMPDDPAVILFTSGTTSAPKGVCLSHYNLLVNAEGLSRIHDLARRRVHMCVLPLFHANAFGFSMVASLYAGSHVVLSAGLPGAAVWDILRAERVDVISLVPEIIRVLSRMPVPRDTLPDLKYVTSAAAPLPKTVAREFVDRTGIPIHQGYGLSECVNFAATLPWDVPDADLERSMGHWAVPSIGPALFGCDIGIRRADGSPAGAEEEGEIVVTGHTLMRGYWDAGDATEAALGEGALRTGDLGFFALVGGERYIFVTGRKKEIVIRYGENLSPLAIEAELEALRAVGRFAVTGFPNEAAGEEIGLYLVVPRTPDNERKVLDAVKACSVRYRPRVVLFGADPIPATPTGKVKRAVLAQRFQAYARRNFGSEPVVGT; encoded by the coding sequence ATGAGCGATGCCGCATCGGCCATCCCGCCGCTGTCACGCCACGCCGCCGCGCGCGGCTACCGCGGCCGCGGCCCGGAAGACCGGTTGATCGAAAGAACCACGCTGCCCCAGGTGCTGGCGGGCGTACCGGCGCACGGAGGGCCGGCGCTCACCTGGTACGAGGCGGAACGGCGCGTGCTGCACTTCGACGCCGCAGCGCTGCTGCGCCAGGTCCGCGCACTCGCGCACTGGTTCGCGCGTGGGCACGGCATCACGCGCGGCGACCGCGTCATCGTGCTGTCCGCCAACAGCCCGGAGGCCTTCGCCACGCACCTGGCGCTGATGTCGCTGGGCGCGGTGACCGTGCCGGTGAGCAACACCGAATCGCCGCGCGTGCTGCAGCTCATCGCCGACAAGGTCACCCCCCGGCTCGTGGTCACCGGCCGCGAGGTGTCAGCGGAGCTGGTCGCGGCCAGACCGGGCGGCATGGTGGCACTGCCGGCCCTGCCGCTCGCGGCCGACGGCGACGCGGGCTTCGAGTGGCCAGCCCGTGACGTGATGCCCGACGACCCGGCGGTCATCCTGTTCACCTCCGGCACCACCTCCGCGCCCAAGGGCGTGTGCCTGAGCCACTACAACCTGCTGGTCAACGCGGAGGGCCTGTCGCGGATCCATGACCTGGCGCGGCGCCGGGTGCACATGTGCGTGCTGCCGCTGTTCCACGCCAACGCGTTCGGCTTCTCCATGGTGGCCTCACTCTATGCGGGCAGCCATGTCGTGCTCAGCGCCGGCCTGCCGGGCGCGGCGGTGTGGGACATCCTTCGCGCGGAGCGCGTGGACGTCATCTCGCTGGTGCCGGAAATCATCCGCGTGCTCTCGCGCATGCCGGTGCCGCGCGACACGCTGCCCGACCTCAAGTACGTGACCTCGGCCGCCGCGCCGCTGCCCAAGACGGTGGCGCGCGAGTTCGTCGACAGGACGGGCATCCCCATCCACCAGGGCTACGGCCTGAGCGAATGCGTGAACTTCGCCGCCACCCTTCCCTGGGATGTCCCGGACGCCGACCTGGAGCGCTCCATGGGCCACTGGGCGGTGCCGAGCATCGGCCCGGCCCTGTTCGGCTGCGACATCGGCATCCGCCGCGCGGACGGCTCGCCCGCCGGCGCCGAGGAGGAGGGTGAAATCGTGGTGACAGGCCACACCCTGATGCGCGGCTACTGGGACGCCGGGGACGCGACCGAAGCGGCCCTGGGCGAGGGCGCGCTGCGCACCGGAGACCTGGGCTTCTTCGCCCTGGTCGGCGGCGAGCGCTACATCTTCGTCACCGGACGCAAGAAGGAGATCGTCATCCGCTACGGTGAGAACCTCTCGCCGCTGGCCATCGAGGCCGAGCTGGAGGCGCTGCGCGCCGTCGGCCGCTTCGCCGTGACGGGTTTTCCCAACGAGGCGGCGGGCGAGGAGATCGGCCTGTACCTCGTGGTGCCCCGCACGCCTGACAACGAAAGAAAGGTGCTGGACGCAGTGAAGGCCTGCTCCGTCCGCTACCGGCCGCGCGTGGTCCTGTTCGGCGCCGACCCCATCCCGGCGACGCCGACCGGCAAGGTCAAGCGCGCCGTGCTGGCACAGCGGTTCCAGGCCTACGCCAGGCGCAACTTTGGCAGCGAACCCGTCGTGGGCACCTGA